The genomic interval GGCGAATCGAAGTCAGGAGGGGACAAGCGGGTGCGACATTGGCAGGAAAAAAACCCTAACGAGCCGCCCGAAAAGCGACTTTTGGGttcggaggcggcagcggcagcagcagccgcgtgGGGAAACGGGCGGAAAGGCTCGCTGCCTTTGGGCTTCTCTTCGCTTTGGTTTTGGGTCGcgtggccgtggtggtggtggtggtggagatggagaCGGAAGAGAGGAAACGAGACTACGAGAGGCGGATGCGATCGAGACGAGGAATCCGCGAGTCGCAGACTGGGTCTGGGCGCACAcgcccacgcacgcacgcgcaaCGGGCCAACGGCACAAGACGAGACCCGCGGATCGCGTCGCCCGAAGCCGCAGCaaccacgcacgcacgcacacagCGCGGCTCGGCGCCTGGGCCGCTGCGAGGTGGGCGCGGCGCGCGTAAATGCGCGGTGTACCACTGCACTGGTGCGTGGCCGCGTGGGGCTGGCTGCCTCGTTCGTCCGGTCGCTCGCTCACACGACTCACGGCGCCCGAGTTACTGCGGTTCGGTGGCTCGCGCCGCACACGGCCTACTGGGACGGGACGCGGCTCCGGCAGTACGAGCGTGCGGCGGCTACGCATCTCGGGGGCACGGCCGCTGTCCCGAACCGAAGAGATAGCTCCGTTAACGTagggtaaaaaagaaaaaggtaatgTTCAGTTTGTTACCACTTTCAATCTTACTAAgttttaatattataaaattttgataaggcaACAAATTAAACACACTTAGGCCATTActatcttactaaattttagcacTTCTAGAAGTTCTCTCTCTTAAAACTCTACTAAAATTTAGCGAAGGCATCAAAGCCAACACTACAGAAATTTGATAATATCAATATGTGTTAaaatttggcattaccaaatgTGATGATTGATTTGGACAACAAACTGAACAAACCCAAAGtcaatactactactactgcacTATACGGGAGAATTGATTGCTACAGTTGGACCTAAGCTTTCAATCACCCTCACGGCCCAATAGGCCGTCTCCCCGATCGAACAATGTACGCTGCCCAGTACACCGTGCTGATGTCCCCTTGTTGATTAATGACCTGATCAGCTGAATTGGCATGAACCGAAGCGAACTGTTTTTGCTTCGAGATGACTGAAGCAAACTGCTGAATAGGAAGTACTACAGCTCTTTGCGCTGTTGCACAGTACTGCTGgtactaaggccttgtttggtAGGGCTACAAACTCCAACTCCTAGCTCTAAACTCCTACTCCAATGGGAGCTGTCTCTTATAGGAGTTGGAGACATGTTGAAAAGTGTTAGGTAGGTTTTGAGCTCCATatctgaaattaaaaaaaaatccccaatcgCAGCTGCTACCGTCGCTGTCCCCGTGTGCGGCCGGTCGCCTCCTGCCgcgcgcctcgcgccgccgtccgcccgccggccgccgcctaccgcccgccgtcgacctcgccgccaaccgcgcgccggccgcgcacCAACCTGCCGCACGCCGCCCACCACGTGCTGCTCGCTGTGCGCCATTGAccctgccgcccgccgcccgccgtcgagCCCGTCGGAGTGGAGAGTGAGGGTGacgggagggggagagagagaggggtgagagATGAGTTAGGGGTAGTTGAGTggcatttttgtgtaaatatgtaaaaaatttaaagggtagtgggtcttttggtttggagtggagctgtggagcagcaaaaaTCCAACTCCACCCCCGTATTACAAATTTGTGGAGTAAATCTGCCAACTCTGCTCCCAAAAACAGAGGATCTAAagtgtttggcacagctcctgTTCCAGATAAGTTGGAGGtgagagctggagctgtgccaaacggggccTAAAAGTAGCCTCGTAAATCCGATAGATAGAGGCAGCAGGCCGGAAAGAAGCTGCAGACTGCAGGCCGGTCGGATCGGGATTGCGCATGCTCTGCTCTCGAAGACGGTGGAGCCATGCTAGATCGCGATGATTGGCACTTGTTTGGCCCAGCCGAGCCATTGAGCCATTGCCAATCGGACTCGGTGAAGCGGTCGCTTTTAGCAGATTTTAGTGCATCCTCGTTTCTAAAATACTATATAGTCTGCAGTGATGTCGCCGTTAGAGCATGTACAGTAGCATATTATTAGCTAgttacaaacatattttaataatataaaagatgagagataagagtagcgggctacagatctatagccagctgtagcgcGGACTCAaagacgcaatatgtgtatgacatgtggtattatatattaatagtatagtaagtaactattgtatgaattggctattacattggctgtAGATAAATTTGAGCCAGTAGTGGACTAtctgttaaacttgctcttacttgAAAAGTAGGAAATCCGAGTAGTGGAAATTTTTTCGGTTGCCAGGACGATTTTGACACCACCAGACGTCAGGTGCACGGTGAAGCGTGTGGAACACAGACCCGTCGCTCTTTACATTACACCCGGCCGCCCGTCTGTCACCTCACTCTTTTGTTGTCCTCGGCACCACCAACGCACGGTGCAACGGACACGCGCATAGATTAAAACGACGAAACGCGCCCTACAACAGCTAGACACATCCGTAAAATCCAACAGTTTCTGCGTTACCGCATTGACAAGGCAAACGTCCCGTCCGCTTCTCGCCAGCTCGCCGTCGTTCCGATCAGTCGGCCAACCGCGCGCACGCCGCTGCCGTCGGGCGCGGTGGATTCGCCGTGCCGCGACCgagggaggtcggcggcgatggcagcgCATCCTGCCGAACCACATGTCGCGTGCCCGTGCCGACTTGTTATTGACTCGTGACTCACCGTTCGTTGTCACTTGGAGTAGTAGTGTTGTTGGATCAACTGAAGGATTCCGTCTCGTCTACGTGTATACCTAGATCCACCATACTCTGTGGTTACCAGGAGTGGGCCATGGTACTAGAGGGAggcctacctgtcatacacctGGATGGATTGCTCAATACTCCCTCAGTCTcctaatataaaagattttgatattttgtttgcactgtttgaccactcgtcttattaaaaatttgtgtaaatataaaaaacaaaaagttatgtttaaagtattttggataataaaataagtaaaaaaataaataataatttcaaaaataattaaataagacgaatagttaaacaGTAAGTAAAAtgtgaaaatcccttatatttggaGGATAGAGAGAGTACAGGTGAGATGTGAAGGCAAAGCAGAGACATGCATTAAAAATGATTGACTTTGACTTCACTTCGACATTTCCAATTCCACACGGCTGCCAAGTTTGGTCCCACCGGCGATTGAGTGGTTCAGGGCAGCGCTAGGCGATGTGTTTGTTCCCGGGATGGTCGTCGTCGGTTCAGCAGCAGCATAGACCAGGTGCAGTCAAATGAGAGTATGGGAATGCACAAGTACGACCATTCCGGTGCCACTCTTCGTCGAGCTTCCTTCGCTTGACATGAGACATTTTGTTCCAAGTTAGCAGCCGCCAGCGAGCCACGAAATGAATCAGTGAGTGTCTTGTGTCTATGTTTGTCGCCATTGCCTTCGCTATCAGTCTTCACGACGAACACCGTCGAGTGCCCCACCGTGACCGTGAGATGTGAGATGACTGACTTGTGGTTTGTCAATCTAGTGTTTACTGTTGGTTGAAAACCGGAAATGGAACTATGGACGACACAAATTATAGGCCGGAGAGAGGACTTCCAAACGGATCGAGAGCAGTTTTTGATGAAAACTTACTTGATTTGCATAGCATTAGATACGCACATGAAAATCTTTGTCGAAGAGTGACCCTCTCTAACAGGAGGACGTGAGTCCttcctttgtgagttcggccaaGGGATTAAGTGCGGTGATTAGGAACGTGAGCTCGCCTGTGCGAGATCGATCCGCCGGGGTTAGGCTCGCAAGATGGATGGTGATGAAATTGGAGACAAGAGATTATTtaggttcgggccgctgtgGATCGTAAtgccctactcctgtgtgtgggtTGATCTTCGAATTGTTGCAGGGAACTCAAATCCTAAGAGAAACTACTAGGGCTCGGCTAGCCTCCTCCTAAAATTCGATCTATTAAGAGTCTTACCCTTGCTCGTAGGGCAAGGtcttccttttatagttcaaggggataccacatgcactaTCTCTACGCTCTCCTCCTTGGAGAGGGGCCCAAACCGACCTGAACTGAATAGCTGTCCATGCCTTGGGCCGGAAGCAAAGCATGCGGTCGTCCTCAGGTGGCCCCCACCGAGGCACTTCATCTGACACGGGGAACATCCCCCGTCATTCCCTCGTAAATTCTTGATGACTTTGCTGGTTCACGCGCTCGGGGTGCACCGACCCGCACGTCGATCCCCTGCAGCTGACGAGACGGGGCATACCTGCTcccacgccgcctgacacagggTGGGTGTGGGTGCGCTGCCGCCTGTCCCATCCGTCTGTCACCGGTCGCAGACCGGTCCGGTCAAGATTGCCTGGCGCACGTCTTTCGGCGGGCGGCGCACGACTagccacgccgcattaaatgcaaCGGGGGCGGTTGGGGCGCCGCCCATAAATGCGCTCGGCAGACAGCGTCCCCGCCTGCTCAAGTCCCCATGTGGCTGCCGCGTGGCGGCTGAGCGAGTGCCTTGGGGTGACGCAGCCCCTCAGTCCCGAGGGGTGCGACGAGGTACCCCGAACCCCCCGGGAACACGTGGCCCACACTGCTTGGCCGTTTATCGCCTGAGTGCCCGATCCcccgagggggggggggggtccggGTCACCCGGGTGCACAGTCAGAGGGAAAGGCTTCCTTCCCCTCAGCCTGGTACCTCTGGGCCCATAGCACCGATaatcatttaaaaaataaaaaataattacttatATACTACTCCATCAATTTCAAAAATATCAATATATAAGAAGATGTGATACAACGTAGTGtaatgaatctggataactCTTTTATCTAAATTCGTTGTGCTAAGTTGAGTCACATTCTTTCGTAGGTTAGCTTTTTTGGGACGAAAGGAGTAcatgataaatataatatatgttcTTTTATAACAAAAAATGACGAATTATTTAACCGTCTGATGGGAAATGCGTTACTCGATTTTGTGTTTccactaaaaaagaaaaacaccaaAGGCGACCCTAGTTCTCGTCATTCCTCTCCCTTGCTCTCATCCTCCTCGCGTATGTCACCACCTGCATATCACTATCGGTGCTCCTGACGCGAGTGTCCACTCCTTGTCACCGAGCGTTTTATTGTCTTTCTTCGATGTTTACGCTCCTTAATGATGCTCATGTCATAGGAACAATCACCTGTAtggcttactccctccgtcctaaaatatcaACCTAAGAGGGGTTAATATCAACCTAAGAGGGGTtactagtacaacaaatctggacagcCCTTTATTTAGGTTCATTATACTAGGAGTAGGAGCAGGAGTGTTCACACTCCttataggttggtttttttagatggagggagtattattcaACCCTATGGCTGCAATATTATTGCTAGGGCTTGTTTAGATGGGGAAATTTTTTTAGGTTTAGTtgttacatcggatatatggacacacatttaaagtattaaacgtagtctataacaaaacaaattacagatctGCCAGGAAActgcaagataaatttattaagcctaattaatccgtcattagcaaatgtttactgtagcactacattgtcaaatcatggcgcaattaggcttaaaaagattcgtctcgtaattcagacgcaatctgtgtaattattatttttcctatatttaatacatGAGAACTAAATAGGGTCTTATTGCTTGACCCCTACCCAAGGTCCTTCAACTGTTCAAGAGGAACTCGGTACTCGAGGTCTTTTAGGCTaaatacttttcttttttgcttttaaaatatactttatAAACCATCATCTGCAGTGACTCAAATATAAACCACTAACATAATACACCAAGTAATAACTCTTAATAGTTACCTCACAGTATGATTTTAGTTCTCGATAAATAATGTTGATACTacaatttaaaactaaaataatgaacaataacaaaaaaaaacttgctaaTCAATAGATTATCATCATGTATAGTATTCATAAGTTTAGGAATAACATTTTTTTGGACTAAATAGATGCAAAAACCAACACTTATGAGCACAAAGCATATAAAGATACTACCAGGCGATCGTACATCCTGCCCTAGGTTTGTAGTCAGGGTTGCCTAGAATTGTTCAATGCCCTAAGCTCCAAAAACCAGTTTAATAGATTACAAATGCAAAAGGAAGGCACAAATCTTATTTGACATTTGTACGACGAGATTTCAGTTGAGACCTTTAAAATGTATGATCTCCAACAAAATTTTGTTGGTACGAATTGAACTATTTCCTACGAAAACTCTCTAAAAATCATGCATTTATTAAATAAAATGCAATTTTGTAGCAAACCCCCACTATCCCAAAACAACCCCAACACAAACAAACTCCACCTTTTAGATatttttgtcttaaaaaatatagaCTACTAGTACACGATAACAACAACGTGGGGGCCGCATGCAGCGAAAGTACCCGAAGTCGCGAACCAGTCCACTTTGATCCGCGCGGGGCAGCCGAAGAAAGCGCCCAACCCCcgcccttttcttcttcttcttcttcttcctctctcactTTTCCAAACCATCAACGtgcccttctctttccttcttcccTTCCTCCGAGGGCTTCTGATCCGGAGAGACAGAGATGATTGggagcagaggcggcggcggtggcgcggcgccgaggccgaggcggcggagcgaCCCGGGCGACAGCCGCGACCTCTCCGTGGCCACCACCACGGAGTCGTACAACTCCGAGAGGTccgtggggagcggcggcggccgcgggacCGCCTTCCTCGACGCCTTCCGGTCATGCTTCGTCTCCGGGGAGGCGCAGGCGCGCTCCCCGGAGACCTCGTCGTTGTCCGACGACTTCCATCCCTCACAACAGCGTAAGTCCCAAGAACAAATTAACACGTGaatccatcctcctcctcctcctcttcttcttatCCATAATTTCTCCGCAGCTTTTagggtgttttttttccttgaaaaagtttcaaataCGATACTTTTGTCGGCCAAACTAGtcctttttttgtgtgtgttgaaGATAGTACTACTATCTTGTTCGTCAACGGCTTGCGGTCAACGCGTACGATAGTGTTTGTACGGCGCTGTAATTGGAGAGGATAATCTCATGATATATGCAGAAGTAATATTTGCTCACGTACTAATGGTAGAAAAAATATGTCCAGTGATGACAACATTTCGAGGTATTTTTCTTCGGTTGAACTCGTACGGTGTTTGAGCAAAAAAGGTTtgatttcttttcctttttaaatcCGAGGGTAGTTTGGTTGTATGCGTTTTGTGGCGTGTGTTCATCAGGATGGTGCCTACTCATCTAAGATCTCTTAGTTTAATCATACGTGTGTAACACTCTCGAACTGCTTCTTTATTGTTTTTTGATTTGTCTCCACTTGATCCTGGACCCATCTTGGTCAAAATTCACCTAGCATATTCCATACTATAAGCGAACCTATCTATAAGCTATCATTTCTTGATCCCTCTCTGATCAAAGCAGAATTTCAAGCTCTGTAAATTAACATGGATGATCATGCAATCTCCATGCAAAGTATTGCTCTGAACAATAAATATTTCAGTAGCTCATGCCAGAGTTATGATgctcatattaattaattaattaattaatataggtGTCGTTGAATTCATTAAAAAATGTGGATGCGAATTTTTGTTTTCACCCTTTTCACTGCAAGAATTATCATCGTTATGTTTTTTCCCCACCTGGTTCAGATACTTATTTCTGTTAATTGTTAAATCATCAGTATCACAGTCGATAAGCTCACAAGGTTCTAGCAGTGGAAGCAATTTTGAGATGCGGAGATCAATGAAAGGACTGTATAATCCAATGCATAGAAATTCTTCAGGAAAGGAGATCCCTGGAAGCACACAATTCTCCTTACCACAGATCCAGAAAGCAACCAAAAATTTCTCGCCAAACCTGAAGATTGGGCAGGGCGGTTCCGGGACAGTATACAAAGGTCAGCTTAATGACGGCACTCTTATCGCCGTCAAACGGGCCAAGAAGGTTTGCTCTTATTTCTTAATGTTCATTTTGCAGACTGCATTAGCTAGCGAATACTGATTACCTTGGTCGCCTTTCTTTGCAGAATGTGTACGACAAGCATATGGGTCGTGAGTTCCGGAACGAGATTGAGACGTTGCAATGTATCGAGCACCTTAATTTGGTAAGGTTTCATGGGTACCTGGAGTTTGGTGGTGAGCAGTTAATCATTGTTGAGTATGTTCCCAATGGAAATCTTCGTGAACACCTTGATTGTAAGAATCCCATGATCCTGGAAATCCCCCCTTTGTGAGAATATAAATCAAGGGTTAATGCTAATTGTATCTTACATGAAGTTAGCCATATGCAGGTGTCAATGGAAAAATTCTTGAATTTTCTCTAAGATTGGATATTTCAATCGATGTGGCTCACGCTGTTACATATCTTCACACCTACTCAGGTATATCTAGTTCTTCTGTAGTtctatgtgatttttttcttcagcAAATTGTATATTTGAAACCTACTGATTGGTGAATCTAGAGAAGATAACCGATAGTTACAGTTGAAATGTTCATGTCCCTAAAAGGAACAAACATTTAGGTAACATGGTGTCCTTAGCTGCTTCTAATATTCTTGATCTGCGTATCCATTTTCGTTTATTCCATCAATTAATTCTCTATGTGAGTAGTAGTTGTTAGTAGCCTGCCTAGATGCCATGCGGAGCTGATCTGCGGATTCCAGAGTAAATGTATGGCATATCTATACTTCCATTGGAAAAATGCGTCTTTTTATGTAAAAATTGTCCTTGGTTACATGTTCAAACAACCACTTTGCTCACTATCAACTCATCAAGTAGCAACTAAATTCTAACCCTTACAATTTTACCAACAATGCAGATCACCCAGTCATCCACAGGGACATCAAATCGTCAAACATTCTTCTCACAAACAACTGTAGGGCAAAGGTTGCTGACTTTGGATTTGCCAAACTAGCTCCAACTGATGCTAGCCATGTCTCAACCCAAGTAAAAGGAACAGCAGGCTATCTTGATCCTGAATATCTCAGAACATACCAGCTCAATGAGAAGAGTGATGTCTACTCCTTTGGAGTTCTTCTGGTGGAGTTGATAACAGGGAGGCGCCCGATAGAACCAAGGAGAGCTATCGTCGAGCGTGTTACTGCAAAATGGGTTAGTTTTTGTGCTATTCTAATCCTTACCATTGCATCTCAAATCTTCTCCATTACCCAATGAAACATATAGCAAATTTTATACAGGCAATGGAAAAATTTGTTGAGGGAAATGCAATACAAACGCTGGATCAAAATCTAGAAGCAACTGATGCGATCAACCTGGCCGTCGAGAAAACGTACGAGCTGGCTCTGCAGTGCTTAGCTACAACTAAGAGGAACAGGCCAAGCATGAGGCGATGCGCTGAGATCCTATGGAGCATACGCAAAGATTTCAGGGAGTTGGATATACCAACCGCATCCCTGAACTGAACTGAGACAGTTCACTTGGAGCAATCAAGAAAAGCTGCACTCCAGTTTGCCTCTCTTCAAAGCGTGGTGGTATGAATCACCCGATTGCTGGATGATGAATTTATTCCTTCAGGATGTGGTCTAAGTAGTTGTGATTGTGAACGGGACTGGTGATCTTCCTAGGAATTGTGTGTTCACCAGCTAGCAACTAGGAACAATTGCATAGCATATTCTGTACATGATAAATTGTTGCTGTGAGCAAGACAGACACAGATACTATATAATGGTATATTGGTTGAGGATGCAATTTtgttatgattatttaaaacttCCAAAAGAACACACAAAGTTATATACAAAATCGTAACAATTTAAGCAACGTTTCTCAGTTCTTAAAAAGAAAGCAACGTATTTCAGGCCCAGGCAGAGCACTGTCCAAATCCATCCAACCCATGGCAATCGACCTCTAAAATCTTTATAGGATTGTCTATtccattaaaataaaattttaaggCAAAGGATATGATtgaatcatttgtttcaaaagtttttataggaattttttctataggattaaaATATTCCAAATTTCCTATGTTTTCCCTAAAATTTAAGGGAGCCTAGTTTTCTTTCGTgtttgaaccttttttttttaacccgcAAGTGTGATGAGCATAGATTTTGTGGCTCCTGATGAGTCAGTACACTTGTGATAAGttttaatttaagaaaaatgttTGTATGACATATTACTCCCTTTGTCTCAAaacaagtttatttttcactcatCTGACCCAtatcaatacaaaataaaaagattAGAATTATCCTTCCTTAATCAAATTCTAATATAATTATCTCTTTATCTACTCTCAATGTATTTATCTTCTACTTTTACAAACTCCGATGTAATGattactaaaaataaatttatgttgAGACAAATGAAAGaggcaaaaaataaaattattcagGACAGAAATGGTAGTTTTTACTAACCGAAGCATAACTCTTTAATATGTCTTCAATATGATCTCAGTAAAATCAACTCCCTTTAAACGTTACGTGTGTTAAGGGACAACATGATCATGACTGAGAGTAGTATGTGCTAGTCTTTCATGTaatcgcaaaagaaaaaaaaaacgttcaGCTTTGTTAATAGTAACAAACCAGACCCTATAGCCGCGGACGATCAAAACTTACCTTGAAAGGGAAGTAGGGAAGTGCCGAAACGAATAAACAGGAACCACATCAGATCAGTCACGAGAGAGGTTCACTTGCCAATGCCGGTCGAACCGGTCATCGGCGGCATCAATAATGCAGTACAGAGGACCATTCCTCGTCAGCAGTGCACGAATCATCCGGAATTCGGAATCACATTCCACCTCTCTCCTAGTACTAGTGTCACAAGCTAACAGTCATATGtttctttcaagtttcaactttcaagttcaTCTGATGAGAAAGGAAC from Oryza glaberrima chromosome 3, OglaRS2, whole genome shotgun sequence carries:
- the LOC127767266 gene encoding calmodulin-binding receptor-like cytoplasmic kinase 2; the encoded protein is MIGSRGGGGGAAPRPRRRSDPGDSRDLSVATTTESYNSERSVGSGGGRGTAFLDAFRSCFVSGEAQARSPETSSLSDDFHPSQQLSQSISSQGSSSGSNFEMRRSMKGLYNPMHRNSSGKEIPGSTQFSLPQIQKATKNFSPNLKIGQGGSGTVYKGQLNDGTLIAVKRAKKNVYDKHMGREFRNEIETLQCIEHLNLVRFHGYLEFGGEQLIIVEYVPNGNLREHLDCVNGKILEFSLRLDISIDVAHAVTYLHTYSDHPVIHRDIKSSNILLTNNCRAKVADFGFAKLAPTDASHVSTQVKGTAGYLDPEYLRTYQLNEKSDVYSFGVLLVELITGRRPIEPRRAIVERVTAKWAMEKFVEGNAIQTLDQNLEATDAINLAVEKTYELALQCLATTKRNRPSMRRCAEILWSIRKDFRELDIPTASLN